In Chitinophaga oryzae, the sequence CCACAGCGGTGCTTACATTGTACATTTCCCAGGACCAGACCACTTCTTTACCGACCTCCAGTTTACCCGTGCTTTTGGTAAACCAGAACCGGGTGGTGACAGCCGGGTCAATAAATGCGTTAAACACTTCCGCTGCCGGTTTCCGGATCAGCATGCCGCTTTGTGCGATCGCTGGTTGAGGTGTGTTTGCCATAGTCATGGTTTTTAAACAATAAAAAAATGCGTAATCGATCGGTTACAAATATAAATTATTAAACCGATCGGTTACGCATTTTTTTTTACAGGTTAATTAATGGAAGTAGATATCAACGTAGTCTACCACATTATTGCCTTCACAGTTGTCCATTTCCTGCAGCCTCCAGTATTTTCTGGCGCCTTTGGCCAGGAAATGGTAGGTACCGGTTTTTTCGCAGACCTTACCGCCGTTTACATTGCTGTATTGCGTGCGGATGGTACCGTTAAAAGTCAGCTCTTTGGGGGAGTCCACGGTAAGCGTTCCGTCGATGGTCACAAAGTCGCCGGTCTTCTCGTCCCGTTGTTCTCCTTTTACCGTATAGGTAGCGTCTTTTTGTTTTTCGATCATCACTTCACCGGGGTGGTCCCAGCTGATCCACTGCAGGGTGAAGCTATGTTTTCCTTCGCGGATGGTGTTGCCCGCCCGCTGCTGGGCATAGGCCGTGTATCCGGTGAAAAGGGTGGCGGTCAACAGGCATGCAGTGATTAATTTCTTCATCATACGTACAATGTATTGGTTAAAAACAGTGTATCAAATATAAGTGCATTACCGTCTTTCGCCAAACCATTGCTAACGGCTTAATGTTACCAGCAAGTCGGCCAGTTCTTTCGGCTGGGTGACCATGGCGTCATGCCCCGTTTTCATTTCGTAATATTTCCATTGGGGAGATTGTTTTGCCTGCGCGGCAAACACTCCGAGCACCGGCAGCTGTGGCTGCGTGCAGGCGATGTAGGCCATCGGCAGGCCGTTGCCGTATGGATGATGTAAGGCCAGTGGCTGGGCGAAAGTACGATAGGGTTGTAACGTAAGGCGGGCATCCACCCATTGCCGGTCCTGTGCATTGCTGACGCCAAACAGGCTGGAAGGCCGTATGGACAGGCTATGCATCCCGTGTTGCGCCGCGTCTTTTTCAAATTCCTTTTGAAGCGATGCCGGATGTACGGAAATACAACTCTCCCCATTCCCCGCGATAACGGCATCCAGGAAAACCAGTTGACGGATTCTCTCCGGCATACGGTCAGCCACCCCGGCGATCACCACGCCCGCATAACTGTGCCCGACCAGTACCACGTCATGCAGGTCTTCCATATAGAGCAGGTTCACAATATCCGTGATATGGGTATTGAGATCGATACTGTCATGCGGTTGATTCCTATGTTCACCCAGACCGCTGAGCGAAGGCGCATACACGATATTACCTTCCGCCCGCAGCTGTTCACTGACCCGTTGCCAGCTCCAGCCCCCGTGCCAGGCGCCGTGCACCAATACAAATACTTTCCGCGACTGCGCTATGAGAGACACCTGCACCAACAGGAATACGATGATTAATTTGATAACTTTTGATTGCATGGAAAAATAATTTTCCTGCAATGTTAGAAAGACCTGTTATCAACATCAATAACTCACCCGAAAGTGAGTACACGAAACCTAACGCATGGCCGCCCTGCGGGTTAACGCAGATACCGCAGTTCAAAGTTCTCCGTAAAAAAGAGCATCATACTAATGGCCGGCTGCTGTTTCTCCGGATGATCGATCTGACAATGAAGGATATCAGTATCCTCGTCGTCACGGCACATCCGCAGCACTATCGTTTGCTCCCCTATCAGGGAGTAATCAAACCAGAGATTATTGTCGAGGGAAGTCCGGGTTAACCCAAAGGAGATGGCTTCCTGATCGGACGCGTCCAAAACATAATGACAGATGTGGGACAAGGCCAATAACAAAGCCGGCAAACGGTCTTTCCAAATCCAGGTACAAGTGGTCATACGGCAACGCATATATTTACGGGGTAAATATACAGTTATGACAGGTAATACTTTGGGAGAAAAGAGCTTAGTGTTAATTATCTTTCGTGTGCTGCCGGGTGATGCCCAGCTTTTTCATTCTTGCTTCCAGGGTGGTTGGCTTTATCTGTAAAATGGCCGCAGCGCCGTTTTCTCCGCGTACACGTCCATTGCAGTGTTTCAGTACGCGGATGATCAGTTGTCTTTCAGCTTCCGCGAGGCTGGTGATAGGTGGACTGGAGCCGGCGGCTCTGGCCTTTTCCGGCGGGGGTAGTTCCACGTAAATCACCGGCGCGCTGCCGATAATGACGGCTCTTTCCACCAGGTGTTGCAGTTCACGGATGTTGCCCGGCCAGTCGTAGCGTAGCATCGCTTCCATGGAGCGCTGGCTGATGGCGGCTACCGGTTTGCGGAAATGTTGGGAAGCATTTTCCACAAAATATTTCGCCAGCAGGGGGATGTCTTCTTTCCGTTCCCGCAGGGGTGGCAGGTGAATCGGAAACACATTGAGCCGGTAGTAGAGATCGTAGCGGAAGCGGCCGGACTGGCATTCTGCTTCCAGTATGCGGTTGGTGGCGGCCACTACCCTCACGTCAGTTTTAACGGTGCTGCCGCCTATTCTTTCAACTTCTTTTTCCTGTATTACTCTCAGTAGTTTCGGCTGTTGTTCCAGCGGCAGTTCTCCTATTTCATCGAGGAAGATGGTGCTCTGATGCGCCAGTTCAAATTTACCGGCGCGGCGTTGCAGTGCGCCGGTAAAGGCGCCTTTCTCATGACCAAACAATTCAGATTCTATCAGCTGCGGCGGTAATGCGGCGCAATTGACTTTTACCATCGGACGTGTACTGCGGGCAGACCATTCATGGATGGCCTGTGCAATAACTTCCTTGCCGGTACCCGTTTCCCCGGTAAGCAATACAGTGGCATCGGTATCGGCCACCTGCTGCACCTGTTGTATCACAGCCTGCAGCGCAGGACCTCCTATCAGCGGTCCGTATGACGTTGATAAATAAACGGCATCCTTTCGGTTATGTTCACTCTTCATTACA encodes:
- a CDS encoding sigma-54 interaction domain-containing protein — encoded protein: MKSEHNRKDAVYLSTSYGPLIGGPALQAVIQQVQQVADTDATVLLTGETGTGKEVIAQAIHEWSARSTRPMVKVNCAALPPQLIESELFGHEKGAFTGALQRRAGKFELAHQSTIFLDEIGELPLEQQPKLLRVIQEKEVERIGGSTVKTDVRVVAATNRILEAECQSGRFRYDLYYRLNVFPIHLPPLRERKEDIPLLAKYFVENASQHFRKPVAAISQRSMEAMLRYDWPGNIRELQHLVERAVIIGSAPVIYVELPPPEKARAAGSSPPITSLAEAERQLIIRVLKHCNGRVRGENGAAAILQIKPTTLEARMKKLGITRQHTKDN
- a CDS encoding alpha/beta fold hydrolase translates to MQSKVIKLIIVFLLVQVSLIAQSRKVFVLVHGAWHGGWSWQRVSEQLRAEGNIVYAPSLSGLGEHRNQPHDSIDLNTHITDIVNLLYMEDLHDVVLVGHSYAGVVIAGVADRMPERIRQLVFLDAVIAGNGESCISVHPASLQKEFEKDAAQHGMHSLSIRPSSLFGVSNAQDRQWVDARLTLQPYRTFAQPLALHHPYGNGLPMAYIACTQPQLPVLGVFAAQAKQSPQWKYYEMKTGHDAMVTQPKELADLLVTLSR